The nucleotide sequence gaagtgcaacagaTGTCCcaggagataagcgacagcgaagacgagctgaggggaagcaccgacccgaagacaatgtactttaaactatgttaaagttcacggaacattttgtggtttaggctgacgtatgctgtattaaatctgcctaccaacagaaaagggggctgtactatcttaaccctataaaactgttgtctgaatatggtaaagacagttcaatactgattgggttgttgaactcacacatgtgtttattaaaatactgtctaattgcacactggaccggatctgtggttatttatggattcctctctcaacaatgaaccttaacaatgtaaacttctgaccacagctGTATTTGATGGCAGGGACTTCCAGTAGGACCAGGCTTGATCTGAGATGTTGAGTTTAATTGCTCCATTTTATGTAATGCACCACTCCCCACTGTTACAAACGCCTTGGGTTTCAGAAAGCATTTTCTTTTACAGAACAAACATTGAACGTTTTCTTTCTCTAAtatctgtttttctgttgttcttcTAACCCGTCAGGTTTGCGAGTCCCAGCTGTTGTAGGCCGTTGGAGCCGTCCTTGGGGTAGTTGAGGAAGATCGATAGAGCAAAACGTCTTTCATACAGGCTGTTTCCTCTGATGACGCGCAGTTGGCCCAGAGGAATCTCTTGAAAGTGGTTCATAGCAATGAGGACATAGCCAGTCACCTCACGGATTCTCTAGAGTGAAGAAGACCATTAATATAAGAGGCAATATAAGAGGCTACTTCTACAATATACTCTCCACTTTTTAACgctttttttcaaatttaccGACTGGAGGCCTGGAGAGTAAGGAAACATGACATTTACCTTGAGGAAGGAGAAGTCCCAGTTACTCTCAATCTGTGTGATCTCCAGGTTTCCCATTACAATCTCACAGCCATAATACCGGTTTCTAATCAGATTGTACTGGTTCTCCTGAGAGCCCGTGGAACTGAGTCCATTCTGCGTCCCTGGACACACTTCTAACACAGATAGggaataaagatgaaaatgaACGTAAATAACACTGGGAAACTGAGTACTGTGGGCTGTGTTGTGTCTGTGGTATTTATAGGGTTGGTGACTCTCCCTGATGCTGTGTTCATGCCTGTGCTGGCTACAGATTTTGATGTGAAGCAGAGAGAAACAGGCAGGCTGTTACCCGCTTACATGGAGCAGTACAGGCCTGGGGCTGATGAAGAGGAGGCCAGGGGGGTCAGAAGAGagagtgactttttttttcttttttttccccctcagacAAAGTGCTTCATTGTTGTAAAGCTATAAATGTGGACAGTGTGTCTCAGTGAGTGATGagtgctgcagtgacagacagTGCTTCTGTGTatgcgtgtgcatgtgcgtCTGCAAGCCACGCATTGCTGAGATCATACCAAAAGACAATGGGCCGTGTGTGAATGGGACTCTCTGGCAGAGGGAAGGGAAATATCGTGAACGGAAGGTGACATACACACCATCTCTGAGTGCCCAGCAAGAAAACTGAGGAACTGGTCCTTTAATGTGCAAACGTTAGCCACCTGCAGCACTCACTCAACACAAGTCACATCTCTTGTCTTCGTTATGaacacataacacacagctaTAGGCCCCTGAAGACTGCTGCATAATAACAATGGAAAGTTACATGCTGACAAAGGACTGTTGCCTAATGCACACTTATATTCATACATGGCTCTTTTAAGCAAACACTGGCCCTGAATCATTCAGCTAATCTGGGAGGACTCAATAATATTCAACTCATACTTAGGATACTCAAAAACAGGCATTAGTACTTAAATtatttgttaatgttttgtatttataaaaacattcaTAAAACATTCATGAAAGGGCTCAGTGATCGGAAATTagtaaataaacaaaaggtcctgacaggaaagaaaaacagtgtgATTGTTTGACAGCTATCTCAAAGGGAGATCTGAATGTTAGcaaagacacattaatgtcGTTGTAACTGCAGATAACCACATTAAATTTTATTAGAAAGAATTTAGTGACAGCGTGACAATCAGTTAATGGTAAATAGAGGTTCTTAAAGTGAATCTTTGCTGTTCTCTGCAGATTTTTACAGTGCAGTGCAAGGGCCTGGATAAGACCCTAATCATAACAATAAAAAAGCTTTTAAGGAAGAGTGGTGAGCTGTGAAGCAAACAATGGCATGGTGAGGTTTATCACTTTATACTACGAAAGCTTTAAGTGCATACAGTTAATTCTATTCTATTGCTAGAATTTGTCTGGTAATTGAGGTATTATCTAAATTTCACGAGATTCAAACTTAATGAAGACAGGATTTCAGATGTAGAATCACGTATATCCTCACCTTCATGCGTTTGAGATGATGTTCGAAGTCTCCAAGACAAAATCACTCCCAGTAAAATGACTCGCCACTGCTCCATGCTGATGTCCAGCCTGTTCACGGAGATCTATGCATATCACAGGGGTTTAGGTAGTCCTCCGAAGAGCCAATATGTATTGCAGGGAAAACTTTGACTAAAGAATATACAGTAGGGGGTGTAAAAGTTAAGAGTTAAGTCTCTATGAAAGGGAAAATCCGATCAAATCATGAGTCAAAGTGAAGGACAAGTGCAACTCCTTCAAAACACCTAATAAGACCGCAAACATCCCTCAGACTACTTGAAAAACTGAGAACAAGTTGTAGTTTATTGTGATGAGGGAATTTCCCTCCCAGATGGGGACGTGTGATTGGCCGATATCCCGACCAATCAGTGGTTTGTCCGTCATTTCGAGCTGAAGCCTCGGTTGTTACGCTAAAGCAAAGAATTTTGCTAAATTTATGAAGCCCTCGAGAAACGACTGACATAATACTGCTGACAGAAAGcttaaaaaattacaaacacGCGTGGCTAAAACACTATAATAACAAAAAAGCTAAATGACACACGAGTCACTGAGACAGACTCGGTTGACTAACAAGGACAGGTCGTTCAGTGTAGCATTTAACTGATTTTGGATGTGAATCTTTGCCGTGTGCAGCAGTGTGAACACCagttatttttgtttcatgctGTCAGCAGTGGAAGCAGCGTTTCGGTCCCCCCACCCAGTAAGAGCCCAGCGCTCTGAGTGGCCGCACTGTTTCCCCCCGTAAAGAGCAGTATTGTCCCCGCAGCCCTGTCAACTGGTTAATCACCTCTTTGATGCGTATGGAGCAGCCTGCCACAATGGCCACATTGTCAGACAGTCAAGTGACTTCTGAACCCAAAACAAGAACATGCTTAATTTGAGAAAATGGCCTCGGAGCAGACAAGATTCCTGAACACGGAGCTGCGGGTGAAAACGGGCCACTAATGGATGGAAATCATTAACCGCTTCTGACAGATGTACTGTTAATCTTATTTTTGAATGCGGCAGGGAGGGGAGAGCCGAACAATCCACAGTTTGTTTGCAAGCATCCATGTGCAGGAAATGGGAAGAATGGTGAGATTGAGATGAACTTGGATTTTAATGTTCGTCTCAACAACCTGATGGTAAAAGACGCCAAGAAATAACACCACAGCGCGGTTTATGTGTACAGTAATTAATGTCtttgttgttcatctgcctgGACTTTAAAGCAGGAGTCTCAAATGCCCTACTCCAGCCTCTTTTTCTGTCCAGCAGGAGGAGCCAGAGTCTGACACTTAGGCGTCCtatttcacagctgctgcaggGCCCTGTGGTGGGTAGACTCAGCGTTTGCACATGGATGGCTATTTTTACACTGTTTATTGGACATTTGATCCAATCTCTAATTtcttataataaaataatcagcCTTTAATCCAGTCAGTCACTGAATAGTGGAAAactttgtggggaaaaaaacaccattGCCCCAAAAATGTTGGAAGAAATCTTGAAGACTGAGtcagttgttttgtttcataAACAGCAGTCAGTGTGAAACTTTCCTGTTGCTGAGTAAAACGGTGAAAAGTGTAAGATTGTCACCAGATGCACTTTTTTTGTGCGTGTGTTCATTTTTCACATGAGAGTTTCTCTGTTTGTCCCGTCAAGATAGCTTTGATAGCAGCCTATAGTATTTACAGAGCTTGGCACTTTCACAACGCCACCATGGTGtcaagtctctgtgtcagcCCTGGTGGCCCTGTCCCTTCCAAGGGGAACTGTGAGGGGTGCCTGCTGTGGCCTTTTGGAGTTGCCACTCCCTTCAGAGATTGATGAATTGATTGTGGGGCTGCTGCCAGTGTGTCTGTGCCCTGGGCGAAGGTGTCCCGGTTACGAGTGGGAATCCCAGCTATGGCATCCGCCCTGGGGCCACTATTGTAGCGGTCCTGCAGGGGGCCAAGGGGGCTGGTGGCCCCGGGAGCAGCTCCGACTCACATACTGCTGTCACACCCTTGGAGACACAGCAGCACTCTCCCCTACATGGACCTCTGATTGGCTCAGACAAAATGACTCTCTGTGAAGTGCAGCAATTCCACAGGCAAACTACCTGATTGTGCCAAACTTCTCTTGATAACAGCAGTTAATAAAGGACAAAAGAAAGGCTGTGTAGAGCCAAATCCCACAGTTGTGTAATATGTGCTGTTAGTCTGATTTTAGTCTTAGCTGATGACTGGTACGGTAAACAGTTTACTGAGTTAAAACTGTTCTCGATCAACTCccacttcattaaaaaaaacccagtctAACTCACATTTAGATTTTTGACCTTTATTGTGCAGAGTGATACATGCGTCATAAGGGACGTCAAAGCTGTTTCCTATTAATCTGCTGAAAAGAACGTCCTTCTGGACTCACCTTAAATCAAAGTTCAACATGTGTAGGCATAAGAGGATATTGTGACATCACAACCAGTTTGGAGGCCAGATGTGGCCGCAACTTAAAACCTCCGGTGCACACATGAAATCAATTGAACATATATGTGTTGAGGCAACAGTTaagagtttttaaatattttactgtttattaTGGATTCATCAATGAAGGAGAAGTACAGTAAGGTCAATAATGTGTTGTGCAAAGACAGAGTTTTTGTAGTGTTGCCTCTGTACACCGCCACAgcagattttaaatcaaacagtcaTGATGTGACTGACATGCACACACGCCTGCTCTTAAAGTGTGGTCTTGATCTGGTTAGATGCTGTGAAGCCGTTTTTCttaaccatggaaataattctgtcatcatgCACTCCATTTGTCTTCGCTGGTCTTCCAGGCCTGTTGGGAGCTGCTGACTTGATCACTGCATTTATACTTCTTAAGAATGTTGCTTCAGCCATTCCTAATTATTTCATTATTGCTCTTATTTATTTGGGTTTTTCAAGCTAACTTGTCTCCCTCACTTGAAATGACATCTCTTATGagcctcatgttttaaaaataacaataaaaactataaaataaaaattctacACTTTGAATCAACCTCAGACATTGTGTGTTTAATTTGTCCTTTGACTCAAAAATGACTGTACAgaagcaaaactacaaaaacagtGTCTCTGTCCAACAAATTGAGGACCAAACTGTTTCAAGAAACCTAGCAGGGATCTTAAAAGGACACATCACCTCCAAATCAAATACAGTAGTTTGTGTGAGAACTGCCTTCGTTCTACCACACTGCACTCACCACCCACATCAAACATAGTGTTTTGGTGCTTTGAGCACCACAAGTATACTCTGTAGCTTCCTTTTATTCAAGCAGACAAACATCTTCAAAACTGGGCAACTTATCCAAGAACAATGATTGACAAATAATGACTCGCACATTTGATTCTGGGGCGAACTGTCAACTTGAAATTGAGTTTGAGCCACAGACAAGAGAAGATAAAGACAGCACGCTCGTAATCGTGCTGGGGTTTTCAAACCAACACGTGCGACGATAAACGATAGCAAGGAAAAAAATGAGCAAGGCAAAGCAAATGTATACTCTggtctttttatttattgatgtaGTCTCAGGAATAATTAAATCATTCAACACTTTTGCACCTGCTTAGgtttttctgattttctgtCTTAAATTTCCCCCTCTTCATATTAtactctgtttctctctgagAGCAAATCGCCAGCTGGAATGTCGTGCAGCCtcatttaatatttttctttatttgaaagTTAAAATCTGAAAATAGTCACTGAAAGAGGGAGGGATGTTTAGCCACATCGGAACTGCTAGTGCATCGGTGTCACAGATCATAGGTGAGATACTTGAATGCTGGATATTTCTTACATATAAACCTGTtatcaaagagaaatgaaaCCACTGGCTAAATAAGGCCACGAAAACAATTTTCACACCAAACCGAACGGAATATAATGCAcgtcacacacgcacacacaagctGCTGTCAGTTATCTGCCAACACGCTGACCCCATTATCTACAGGTGTATCAACAGCGCTTTTGGTTTCACCCCGAAAACCACGGTTCCACTTTCCCGGTTACATCAACATATATACAGTTGCGCCAACATAGAAAAGCATGCTTTTGCATATTAGAAGGTTGTTCGGTAAACTTTACACTAAATCCATAACATTTATTAGTACAGCATTGTTCCAACCAGCAGCAATGATTAAGACTAACAAATATAGTCTGAGGAAACAGGCTATTATAATTCGCTTTTATTACAGATCTTGTACAGTATTAACATGCCTTACGATGCAGTATTACTATCATCCTCTCtccttattttattattttttttgtgaacaaactcccccccaaaaaaccccaaaacaaaaaaaatgcaacagtCTGACCTAATTAGCTAATTAAGGAAAAAATAActcaacaaaataaagaaacaccccatttaaaaaaaacagacaacaccTTCTGTACAACAACAGTGAGTCTAGAGTAATTTTGTGCAACATGAAATAGCGAGACACGCATAATGTCATGCCAGTTAAGGGTGGATAAATCCGCATGAGAAGCGATGCTGCACAAACggattgaaaaataaaaacaaaaatttaaaactaTGTAAGCTCTCTTAATATTGCCAGTCACATGCTGTGCTGCATCACTCTCCACAGGGCAGGCCAATagcagcattttatttttctgagcCACAGAGCTGGTACAGAGTGCCTGTTCTGTCATCTGTATCACTTTAGATATCACACCTCGCTGATGCCAGACAAACTGTTTTAACCCCGTTTGTGCCAGGCAACTCAACTAGAACAAATCTTTATTTACAGCAGCGGCCTGTTACAAGCCCACGAGCCAGTACTGGGATATCTCCATGCAGATTGGGAAGCAGTAATGTACAGTGATACTGGGGtttcttgtctttttcttttttttaactagcTGCCTTTAGCAGTAAATGCACATTAGAATAAAGGGAAAGAAACTATAtgacgcaaaaaaaaaaagtcaataaatattaatattaaatatattgttTCAGACTGTCCAGAAAGTTGACACATTTTGTTTAATTCagcataaataaaactaaatcatAGCTAAAAGTTTTGATCTATGAAGAGCATAATTTGGTTGCAGTATGGACAGTTATATTACATTTATCTGTACGagtataatagtaatagtaCTCCCACTATAATATTATGACATTCTTTGTAATTTACACCAGGTCTGTAGTTTCTGAGGGAAGGCTGCTCTGCCATCACGATTTGAGATCCATCACAATTGCTGAGCTAATTAAATGTTGGTGGAGGTCTGCAAAGTAGAGCAAATCCATATACCTTTACAGTAATATTATACAGTACATAATTATTTGTTTATAGATTGTAAAAAACTTAGATAAAGTTTGcttgtaaatgattaaaaatgctCACCACAGATTCAaacaaatcaaattaatcaaagaacggaaaaaaaataaagaagtatTTCGAGGGTGGATGGTGGGGAGGAGATGGTGGGAGGGGAGAAAGCCACTGAGAGTCACCCCCTGGGAGCTTTTCAGCATTTTTCCTCTCTATGTAAACACAATGGAACCCCTATAACCACAACCTGGAGCTGGCACCCAGGCTCTTCCCCACTTTACTGACCCGGCccttcactttttgttcttcAGCTGATTGGCCAGCCAGTCCAGACCCTCGTACAGGCCGTCCCCACTGGTGGCACAGGTGGCTTGAATGTACCAGTTGCGGTGACGTAAGGAGTGCAGGCCCAGCTTGTCTGTGATCTCTGCGGCGTTCATGGCATTGGGCAGGTCCTGAACAAAATCACAGAGGACAAAGTGTCCGTCAGGAAGTTGGTGAGGCAAGAGGCGTAAAAGCAGGGGGAAACGTAATGTGGCGCATACCTGTTTGTTGGCAAAGACTAGAAGAACAGCATCCCTCAGCTCGTCTTCAGCCAGCATCCGCATCAGCTCCTCTCGAGCTTCGTTGACCCGCTCGCGGTCATTGCTGTCCACCACAAAGATCAAACCTGCAGGAATAAGTTTAAACCGAACAAAAACAATCAGGTCACATCACATTGTTAGAAAAGCATATTGCCAAAGCATGTTTAATGGTTGTCCGGGATTTGAACATGACTAAGATGATGATAATTTGAAACAGCTGGAGCCTGTATGCAAATGACATCATCTGAAGGATTAGTCAGATTTTGTCCTCAGGTGCTGGGGGCGAGCGTGTGCTCCAGGATCTGCAACAGGACTGGAGaggcctttttaaaaaaaaaaactctaacCATGCCGGCTGGTCTTTCACCTAAGATGCTTTTGATGCATCTCACCCTGGGTGTTCTGGAAGTAGTGTCTCCAAAGAGGACGGATCTTGTCCTGGCCACCCACGTCCCACACAGTGAAGCTGATGTTCTTGTATTCCACTGTCTCTACATTGAAACCTGGGGTGGATGGGACAACAAGCAAATAGAAAATGGGTCACATAATCTGGACAATCTCTAAGacgcagggtttttttttatttagaggCAGACAGTCACACACCAATTGTGGGGATGGTAGTGACGATCTCCCCCAGCTTCAACTTGTACAGGATGGTGGTTTTCCCTGCAGCGTCCAGCCCCACCATGAGAATCCTCATCTCCTTCTTGCCTATCAGGCTCTTCAACAGGTTCCCAAAGATGTTTCCCATGATGACTCGGGAGGAGAGGAGGTGGGGGCACAACTGCAACAAAACTGTTACACGGGCTGCTTTGTTGCTATACATAGCAACAAGCAGCCAAAACAAACCGTGAACCACGTTTAGAGAGTCGaaaccacacatgcacacacacacacacacacacacacacacacacacacacacacaaagaaacatgTGGTGTGACAGTAGCTGTTCAAAAGCACCTCTCAGCATTGGCACCTCCCTTACGGCTCGCAGCCGTGCCCCCTCAGAGGAAAGCCAGGAAACGTATACTTCACACCCCGGCAGGCAGCTGACCTGACTCGAAAGCTGCTCCTTTACAGTGACAGCTCACTGGGAAAAGAGGCAGCCATGCTGGATCTCTGTTATGTGGCTCAGCTTTCATGTGGTGCTGAGTAACCACCTTTTTATGCTCTTTTTAGGCAACTGAAGATATGCCAGGGTAACACTCATTTCATATTACGTTATTATGACACATAACCTAAGGCTGTCTATGGCTGCACACAGTCAGGCTCACAGAGCTGAGGGAGGAGGGTGGCCCTTCAGTGGTAATGGGCCCTTTACAGGCCAACCTTGCCTGTTAACTTGTGCTAACACACACTACACGGGTCGCATTGGTTTTTAGAGGGTTATTTTAAACCAGCCGTGGCAGTCTTCTGTGTGGCAGTGAAGTATCCCTCTTGTCTGTTTTAATGACTGGCTGCTTTACCTCTGACTAGCTAGGTTTCCATTCATTTCTATCAAAAGCACGGGCAGCAGGTGCTAGCGTAGCCCGTTGCAGCTGCAGTGGCCGCACATCCACACACATCTGTCATAATGCGAGGCGAAGACGGCGGATGCTGCAGTCGAAGCAGGCGATGAATTTTGAACCCATACCACGTTTCTTTCGGCTCGATAACATTCATTTTTCGAACATAATCTGCTTGCTATCCTATGAGCTAATATCGTCGGTATTTAAttgaaaacataaataaaatctcCGGGTCAATTTGTGTGCTATAATCCCCCCTCTTACAGTCACGACAAACGCGCCAGTCGGCCTCATGTCGTACATTAAGGGTCGTTCATTTCCCCCCTCCCAGCATTTAAAAGGCAACTCAAGCGGTGATAATTTAAACCACCTTTTTAGCGCTCGTATACCTCTTTCAGGAATTTCACTATTTGCATCTCGTTCTCACTTACCCGTCAACGGCAGGAAGGGTACCAGCTGGATTCAGGCGAAGGACTGGATGATAGTCTCGCGATGAGCTGCAGCTGTGACACTGCGCGTTCTCGCGGTAGTTGGATTGCCAATCTCTCATCGCGCGGCGACTTGTTAAAAGCCAGGAGCACTGCTGTCTCCAGCTCTGAACAGTTACTGTATGCACCATCACCTTACAGCTTATTTGAGGCTTATCTTGTTTTCTTGAGGGATATCAAAGAATAATAAATAGTTTGATAGCGTTGTTCCCACTATCTAACATATGACATACACGTTTTAGAGGGCCCAAACCAGTTTTAAACGAGAGCCTGCAGGCAAACACGCTTGAATAATTAAAACAGGAATCATCTTAATGAATAAGTAAATGGCTGACTGTAACAGGATGCCAAGTGATACTTCCTGGCAGTGTTTCACAGATAATGAGGTGACAGGAGGGGACAAAAGCATAGACTGACTCGATGTTGCAGTTGGTTTACCTTTgagcattattttatttattaaaaatgtcaaGTATTTCTATGGCTTTTTGGCGCCTATGCTATTTAATGAGATTGCTTCATGCATGTGAGTCCAAACCGCTGCAGACTCACTTCCCTCATAGTTATaagatgtttttcttcttttctgtagccatctttttaaaaaaaaaaaaaaaggttttgaatGAAGTTAAATAAAACCAAACCTGGGGTCAATGCCATCTCtctttcttgttttctgtcatGCAGTTTGCATTGTACACTTGCAAACTGCACTGCACTTTGAAATTaaaggacatttttaaaaaaagaagccacCTAAAGAAGAAGCCAATGTGAACAAACGGCACTCCGTCAAACCGCCCCTGCAGCCATAGGTGAGTCCAACATTTGCCTCATTCCTCCTCTGTGCTGCGTGCCAGTCAGTGGTCCAGTAATAGATGTGTTTATCAATTCAGCGGTGGAGGCAGCGAGGAATAAAGAGGGGAGCAGATGTTTGCAGCTGCAGACCAGATTACGGGGTGGAGTGGATGGTGGGGTGAGCATGCAGGAGTTTGTGTGCGCGGGGAGTTTGGAGAGGGTTACAGGGGGGTTAAAGCGGGCCCGGGTGGTGGCAGGAGAGGTAGGGTGGGGAGTTATGACTTAAGGGAGCCTTTCCTCTGAAGTGTCTGCCAGCGTGCACCCCAGCAAACACAATCACAAGTCTCGTTGGTTCTGCTAGCTGAACTAATGAGGGCCTGCACGTTGAGGGCAGGGGCTTTGATGTTCTGGGTAGCTGACTCCTTGTGTTTTCTCTCCCGCTCTCCTCTGCCTGTCCCACATCAAAAATGAAAGGGGAGTTGAGAAGCAGATGTTTCGAGGCATATATTTATACAGAGTACACTTTATTCACCCCGTTTGCCACACTCTATTTGTCCTTTGCTTGTGCATCTCTGCCGTATGTGCAGCAAGGATCTATCTCGCTATCTTCATATCCAACTAAACACGCTAAATCGCCTTATTTATACATATAATCATGCTGTCAGTCAAAGTGGGTAACTTTTATCTCTCCTTacttcctctctctctgcctgcctCTCTTTAATTTCAGCCCAGTCTGGATGTCATTACTGCTGGGGGGGGCAGTCAATGTGTTGCTATGCATGTGTCTCTGTCTGCAATGATGAAGGGGAGAATGGGGAAAGGGGCGAAGTAAGTAAGAGaaacagagcgagagagagaaagcaatcCCAGGCTGTCCACCAACCTCTGTCTCACACATGGTTAGAAACAGTGACAGGAAATTCCCTTTTGCAGCAGCTCCAGGGTGAAATGATAAAGGAATGAAGAAATCCAAACCAGAAATCCAGGCCCTTATCATTCCATACCTCTTCGctgtctccttttttttcttttactccttCTCTAAATACCAAAAAAGATCAAGTGCTCAATTCAGCCACTGGCGCTGTCATTCCTTCGGAGTCCAGGGATATTTACCAAAGTCCATGCAAACAGGACTTAATTGGCATTAAATCCTATGTggcaaaaaaaaagcttttcccAGCAGGCCATGCATGGAGACGGTTTGGATTATCTAAGATATCGAGGAATGCTGCTATCATAAATCAAGTCAAGTGGCGACAGGAGCATTTTGCTAAATCTACAGTTCATTTGTGCGCAACAACATGCATGTTTTTGATTGAACGTCGGGTGCCAGC is from Oreochromis niloticus isolate F11D_XX linkage group LG20, O_niloticus_UMD_NMBU, whole genome shotgun sequence and encodes:
- the arf3a gene encoding ADP-ribosylation factor 3a isoform X2 — its product is MGNIFGNLLKSLIGKKEMRILMVGLDAAGKTTILYKLKLGEIVTTIPTIGFNVETVEYKNISFTVWDVGGQDKIRPLWRHYFQNTQGLIFVVDSNDRERVNEAREELMRMLAEDELRDAVLLVFANKQDLPNAMNAAEITDKLGLHSLRHRNWYIQATCATSGDGLYEGLDWLANQLKNKK
- the arf3a gene encoding ADP-ribosylation factor 3a isoform X1 gives rise to the protein MRDWQSNYRENAQCHSCSSSRDYHPVLRLNPAGTLPAVDGNKAARVTVLLQLCPHLLSSRVIMGNIFGNLLKSLIGKKEMRILMVGLDAAGKTTILYKLKLGEIVTTIPTIGFNVETVEYKNISFTVWDVGGQDKIRPLWRHYFQNTQGLIFVVDSNDRERVNEAREELMRMLAEDELRDAVLLVFANKQDLPNAMNAAEITDKLGLHSLRHRNWYIQATCATSGDGLYEGLDWLANQLKNKK